A genomic segment from Alistipes senegalensis JC50 encodes:
- a CDS encoding RagB/SusD family nutrient uptake outer membrane protein: protein MKKIIFSICLVVGVLAMSGCADFLERESYGKDETWKTQEDVMQAIYGLYHFVSPYWSEEICGRGHMWLECASDNILIGRDRASVDEIREFRMSPSNSNDVSRVWEVMYQNVAKANNIIKLVPDMNLDGSFKNQALGTALFFRGFSMLWMVPYYGDDTNGGIPIITDKTPTAEIDSPRPSHVLQNYDQIIEDFRAAGEILPYYSQLPADQIGLPHKAAAWAYAARAALYASMYDAKYYDVVIEMCDKVMNMTGADKRSLYVDSSDKSKSFANLWRKEQNHSSEYIFSLEGSNTNGARYHGVSFVNAGWGLYNTWGYYTPSLELYKAFEEGDTRRDATILSPGQHIQFMGQDILFAGYSPDGSVSSISSRTTAHISAGMVLRKFMSPWETGSYSEVSNLRDKLWNSLNCCLMRYADVMLMKAEALIWTKGEGDGEAKELLNDIRERAGLPRNSQATKAQLQNERRCELAFEFQPSRFVDVIRWGLAPTLLTTPLHSVISKGQDGQIVTEEVEVYPARTYNPTYNKVFPIPERAFTGTENLTQNKGY from the coding sequence CCTCGAGCGGGAATCCTACGGTAAAGACGAGACCTGGAAGACGCAGGAGGACGTTATGCAGGCCATATACGGGCTCTACCATTTCGTCTCGCCCTATTGGAGCGAGGAGATCTGCGGCCGCGGCCACATGTGGCTGGAGTGTGCCAGCGACAACATTCTGATCGGCCGCGACCGTGCGTCGGTGGATGAAATCCGCGAATTCCGCATGTCCCCTTCGAACAGCAACGACGTGTCGCGCGTCTGGGAGGTGATGTACCAGAACGTGGCCAAGGCCAACAACATCATCAAACTCGTCCCCGACATGAACCTCGACGGGTCGTTCAAGAACCAGGCGTTGGGAACGGCGCTCTTCTTCCGCGGATTCTCGATGCTGTGGATGGTGCCCTACTACGGCGACGACACCAACGGCGGCATTCCGATCATCACGGACAAGACGCCGACCGCCGAAATCGACTCTCCGCGTCCGTCGCACGTGCTTCAGAACTACGACCAGATCATCGAGGATTTCCGCGCGGCCGGCGAGATCCTGCCTTACTATTCGCAACTTCCGGCAGATCAGATCGGTCTTCCGCACAAGGCTGCGGCCTGGGCCTATGCCGCCCGTGCGGCGCTTTACGCCTCGATGTACGATGCGAAGTACTACGATGTCGTGATCGAGATGTGCGACAAGGTGATGAACATGACCGGGGCCGACAAGCGGTCGCTTTACGTCGATTCGTCGGACAAGTCCAAGTCGTTCGCCAACCTCTGGCGCAAGGAGCAGAACCACTCTTCGGAGTACATCTTCTCCCTGGAGGGCAGCAATACCAACGGCGCCCGTTATCACGGCGTATCGTTCGTCAATGCCGGCTGGGGCCTTTACAATACGTGGGGTTATTATACGCCGAGTCTGGAGCTTTACAAAGCCTTCGAGGAGGGCGATACGCGCCGCGATGCGACGATCCTCTCGCCGGGCCAGCACATTCAGTTCATGGGACAGGATATTCTTTTCGCCGGCTATTCGCCCGACGGTTCCGTCTCGTCGATATCCAGCAGAACCACGGCTCACATCTCTGCGGGAATGGTCCTGCGCAAGTTCATGTCTCCGTGGGAGACGGGCAGTTACAGCGAGGTTTCCAACCTGCGCGACAAGCTCTGGAATTCGCTCAACTGCTGCCTGATGCGTTATGCCGACGTGATGCTGATGAAGGCCGAGGCGCTGATCTGGACCAAGGGCGAAGGCGACGGCGAGGCCAAGGAGCTGCTCAACGACATCCGCGAGCGTGCCGGTCTGCCCCGCAACAGCCAGGCCACCAAGGCCCAGTTGCAGAACGAGCGCCGCTGTGAACTCGCTTTCGAATTCCAGCCCAGCCGTTTCGTGGACGTGATCCGCTGGGGGCTGGCTCCGACGCTGCTTACGACGCCGCTGCACAGTGTCATTTCGAAGGGGCAGGACGGTCAGATCGTCACCGAAGAGGTCGAAGTCTATCCGGCCCGGAC